The genome window GTAGGGGAGATAGATTTCTCTGGAAGGTCATCGCCTGCCCACAAGTTGGACAAAGAATCTTGGAAGGGGTTTCCGGAGCGGATGGAGAAGAGACAGCCTGGTGTTCGGCTGAGTCATGCACCTGACTGCCGAGGCGGATCTGTAAGGCGGCCAACTTGCGACGGACCGAAGCGCCAAAGAAACCGAAATAGCGCACCTTGACAAAGGCATGCGGGAGAACATGCTGAAGGAAACGCTGGAAGAACTGCTCAACCGAAAGCGTACACCTTTTGAGTTGACCGGTATCGGAAGCACGATATTGAAAGGTGACCTGAGAACTTTCCATGGAGCCGCCGTTGTTAAAAGCCAGCAAACGGCGATTGCTGATGGCAACCCGATGGATATAGGGAGCCAGATACTTGAGAGCGGCTTGGCCATCGCCAACCGGTTTGCAATGCACGACCCAATCCTGCGTCCAGACATTGGAAGGGACATTGTCAAAGAGTTTCAATTTCTGCAGGCCCCGTTTGAAGGCAGCCCGAAACAATTTGGAGAGAGCCCGCACAGGCAGGAAGAAGCGTTGGCGTGCAGGCAGCCAGGTCTTCCCATCCGCATGTAAGCCACCCGCGGGAGCGAGATAGTGCACATGTGGATGAAAGATCAAATTGCGGGTCCAGGTGTGCAAGACGCCCACCAAACCGATTTGACCGCCGATATAACGCGGGTCACGAGCAAGTTTCTGTGTTACTTCAGCCGAGGACTGAAAGAGCAGGGAGTAAAGTGCTTTCTGGTGAGCCCGCACTAGGGAGCGTAACTCAGCAGGCAGGGTGAAAGTCAGGAAGAAATATGGTGCATTCAGGAGCAAACCCTGTTGCACCCGCAGCCAATTCTGAGTTTGCTCATGCTGACATTTGGGACAATGTCGGTTGCGGCAGGAATGATAACTGTATTGAAACTCCTGACAGGTGGGACAGCCATACACCTGTCCGCCCAGGCGCTCGGTGCGACAATGCTCGATCGCCCTCATGGCCTGACGATGAGAGGGGAGGAGTTTGTCAGCATATTTTTTTCGGTAGTCCGCGCCGTACTCTCGAAAGAGGTCAGCCAGTTCTAGCCCCATAGATCTGCATGGATCTGATTGATGCGCTGGTTGATCTGGGTTTCGGTCACAGACGTGAGATGGGTGTAAATGGCGGTTGTTGCCGGAGATGCGTGACCGAGATAGGTCTGGATGATCCGCAGATCGACGCCAGCTTCCAACAGATGCGTGGCATACGAATGGCGCAAGGTATGGACAGAGGCAGCTTTGTGTACGCCGCTCTCACGAAGCGCTACTCGAAACGCTTTCTGGACTGCGCTTTCATTAATAGCCTCCAGTCCATTTCGAGAAGGAAACACCCAGGCGGGATGGCGATGTGAGAGCCAATGATGACGTAACAGCATCAAGGTATGGTCAGGCAGGGGTACATAGCGGTCTTTTCCACCTTTTCCCTGAACCACATGGATCATCTTGCGGTCGCTGTCGATATCTTTCACGCGCAAGCGGGTCCCTTCCAGCAAGCGCAGTCCGCAGGCATAAATGGTATGCAGGCAAACTCGATACTGAAAGCGATGCACGCAATCTAATACCCGCTTCACCTCCTCAGCACTAAAAACAACTGGGAGCTTCTTTTTTCTGTCCGGGCGGACGAGTTGCAGGGTATGCCATTCTTTTCCCAGCGTGTGTTCATAGAAAAACTTGATCCCGCATAATGCAATGGAGAAAGTGCTGTCTGCCACCTGTTTCTCATTCTTCAAGTACAGGAAGTATTCTCGAAGTTCCTCCTCGGCCATGCTGTCGGGTGACTTTTTGAAATGTCTGCTCAGTTGGAGCACTGCGTTTACATATGCCTCCTGTGTCCGAACAGCCAACCCCTTCAATTGCATATCTTCGATCATCTTTTGTCTTAACGCACTCATCGCTATATCTCCTTTTTGAATTTGATTTCAAAAAAGAAATATAGCCTGATTGTATTTTGCTATCCAGATTGATGATCTAGGGGAATCTGCGCGAAGCGCTTAGTTCAACTACTGTATGGGACGTCGTTTCACCGTCTAAATACTTTTGTACGTGTCTCATTCTAATGCCTATCTTAATTTGGGACTTTAGACAGTGATGGGTTAAAATAGTATAAATACCCACCCAATTTTAACACACCCAACGGATAAATCGCAATTGAAAAGCCCCCTTTTACAACTGCGCCGCGCCGTCCGCGCCGAATATCGCGAAACATCCCCCTGCAAAACGTGCCCGGCCGAGTTTGTTGGCTTAATCTCGAAATTAAGCCAACAAACTTTGATTTTAAGCCAACAAACTTTGGTTTTAAGCCAACAAACTTTGGTTTTAAGCCAACAAACTTTGATATTAAACCAATAAACTTTGGTTTTAAACCGATTAACTTCCGAATTAAACCAATTAACTTTTGCACTGGGAAATTCCCCAAAAACCACAGGCCGGCATCTCCCCCCGCCCAAAAAGCGGCTGAAAAAACCGCTTTCACAACCGAGCCGCATAATCCTCAAGAAACATCCCCGCCGGGGCTGCCCCCTGCAAAACGCGCCCGCCGGAATTAAGCGGCTCAATCCCTATGACTATCCGCAATGGCGCGCGCCTGCCTGCCCCCCCGCGCGGCAGGCGCTTCCCCTATAACGAACGGATTCTCAGCCACAAACGCGGGATGCGGCTCAGCTTGCCCCATGCCGAAAGCCCGGCGCGGCGGGTGAAGACGTTGTAATCGTGCTTTTCGATATCGTCCACGATCCCCTGATAGAACACCGAGGCCGCGCCGATGGCCAGCTGCCCCTCGCGCTCGAGCATCTTTACCCCCGCCCACGACTCCTCATATAACCGGCGCGTGCGCCCGATCTGGAACTTCATGAACTGCCGCCAGTTGTCCGTGATGCGGCCGGCAGCGATGTCCTCCTCGCGGATGCCGTGGGCCAGCAGTTCCTCGCGCGGCAGGTACAGGCGTCCGTTGCGGTAGTCCTCGCCCACATCGCGCAGGATGTTGGTCATTTGCAGCGCAACGCCGAGCTTGATCGCGTACGGCACAGCCTCCTGACTCTTGAAGCCGACGATGTACATGCTCATCAAGCCGACCGTGGAAGCCACGCCGTAACAATAGGTGGCCAGGTCCTCGAAGGTCTGGTAGCGGGATTGGCAGAGATCGCGCGCCACGCCGTCGATCAGCTGCAGGGCATAGTGGCGCGGGATATGATAGCGGGCCAGGGTGTCTGCCCATGCGGCGGAAACCGGGTCATCGGTGGAGGCGGAGGCGGTCTGCACGATATTCCGCCAGTAGTCCAGCTCGAAGTCGCGGTCCTTCTTCAGTTCCACCTCATCCACAATATCGTCCACCGTGCGGCAAAAGGCGTACAGCGCGCGCACGGCCGAACGCTTTTCCTCCGGCAGCAGCCCGGAGGCGGCGAAAAACGACTTGCTGTGGCGGGCGGTGATGATCTCGGCCTGTTTATACGCCCTGTGCAGGGCGGCATCGCCCGCCCAATACGAGAAAAAAGGCCGCGGGGACGGATGGGGAATGTGCCCGGCCAGGGCAATTAATTGGTTTTCCCAGTTCGCATGTGCCTGCATGGTATCTTCTCCTGCATGTGGTCTCGCCAAAGGGGATATGCAATCCCTGCTTTCGACTGTGGAAATTTTACAGGAATTATCTTATTTGTCAAGGTTTTGCAAAGATGGATTAGGTATAAACCTTGACAAATTATCGACATTGCGTACAATTGGGTTATTCATCATTTGAGTCAGGGAACTGCCTGCCCGCAGGGACATGCTCCCGTCCGGCAAACCGGCCGACTCGACATCAAGGAGAAACATGAAACAAACTGCTCTTGTCATTGGCGCGGGGATCGGCGGGATTGCCACAGCCGCCCGCCTCGCAAGGAATGGATATGACGTAACCGTGCTGGAAAAGGAAGCCGCCCCCGGCGGACGCGCCAGCCAGATCATTCGCGACGGGCACCGCTTCGACATTGGTCCGACCCTGTTCCTCATGCCCGAGGTCTGGGAGGAAACCTTCGCCGCGCTCGGCGAAAAAATGAGCGACCATCTCGACCTGCGCCGCATCGACCCGACCTACAAGGTGCACTTCGACGACGGCCTGCAATTGGAACTGACCTCCGACATCGGCAGGATGCAAACCCAGCTGGAGGCGGTGGAAAAGACCGCCTTCACAGGCTTTCTCGATTACATCGCCGAGGGTGGCAAACATTACAAAATGTCGCTCGAGAAATTCGTGGGCAGGAACTTCTACAACATCTTCGAGTACTTCAGCTTGAAGAACCTGCCCCTCATCTTCCAGCTCAAGGCGCTGGACAAGCACTACCGCAACACAGGGCGCTTCTTCAAGGACGAAAGACTCAAAGCCGCCTTCACCTTCCAGAACATGTATTTGGGATTGAGTCCCTACGATGCGCCGGCCACCTACTCCCTGCTCCAATACACGGAACTTGCCGAAGGCGTGTGGTATCCCATGGGCGGGATGTACGCCGGCATTCAGGCGCTGGTCAAGGTCGCTGAAAAACTGGGCGTCAAGTTCATCTACAACGCGCCTGTCAAACGCATCGAAACGGACGGGAACAAGGTGCTCGGCGTCATTCTCGAGGACGGCCGCGCCTTTTCATCCGATATCTTCGTCGGCAATGCCGACCTGCCCTATATCTACAAGGAACTTTTGCCGGATGCAAGCGAGGCGAAGAGCCTCGATGAAAAGCTCTACACCTGCTCCACCATCATGTTCTATTGGGGCGTGGACCGCGAGTATCCGCAGATCGCGCATCACAACGTCTTCCTCGGCGGCGACTATAAAGCCTCCTTCGACCAGATCTTCAACGAGCACACCCTGCCCGAGCAGCCTTCGTTCTACGTCCATGCGCCCAAGCGCACAGACCCCGCCGCCGGCCCGCAGGGGCAGGACACGCTGTATGTCCTCGTCCCGGTCGGTCACCTCGACGCGCGCAGCGAACAGGATTGGGACGCGCTCGTCGACCGCGCCCGTGAAACCGTCTTCGACCGCCTCGCCAGGGAAATGAACAGTACCGACCTCAAAGAACATATAAAGTTCGAGATCGTCTACCAGCCGAAGGTATGGAAGGAGCGTTTCAACCTCGAAAAAGGCGCGGCCTTCGGTCTGAGCCATAACTTCTGGCAGGTCGGCTATCTGCGGCCGCACAACCGTCACAGGAAGTACAAGAACCTCTATTTCGCAGGCGCATCCACACATCCCGGCACAGGCCTGCCCATCGTCCTGCTTTCCGCGCGGCTCACAACCGGGCGAATATTGAAGGAAGCAGGTACAATTGCTGTGCAAAAGGTAGTCAAACCTACCCTACATCCCGCTTAAGGAAAAAATAATGTACAGCAAAACCCCTGCCTTCAACTTAAAAGCGGTCCTGCTTGAAACCGGACTCGCCGCCGACACGTTACGCGCCTGGGAACGCCGCTATGGACTTCCCGCGCCGCAGCGCACCTCGGGCGGCCACCGGCTGTATTCGCAGCACGACATCGAAATGATCAAATGGCTGATCGCGCGTCAGGCGGAGGGACTCTCGATCTCACGCGCGGTGGACCTGTGGAATGAACAGACCGCTTCCGGCACGGACCCGCTGCTGGGCGGGTATGCAACTTCCACATTGACCGCCGCCCAGGCGACACTCGCCAGCCTCCCGCCGGACACAAATCTGGATGTCATTCGCAGGCAATGGATCGCCGCCTGCATAAACTTCAACGAATCGAACGCCGAACAGGCCTTGAACAAGGCATTTTCCATGTTCCCGGTCGAGGCTGTCTGCACCGAGGTGCTGCAAAAAGGCATGGCCGAGATCGGCGATCTTTGGTACGAAAACCGGGCCTCCGTACAGCAGGAGCACTTTGCGTCAAGTCTGGCCATGCGCCGCCTCGACGCCCTGCTCAGCGCGTCCCCCGCCCCATCCCGCCCGCAGACGGTGCTGGTGGGCTGTCCGCCGGATGAATGGCATACCTTCACACCCCTGCTGCTTTCGCTCTTCCTGCGCCGCCGCGGGATGAACGTCATCTATCTCGGCGCGAATGTGCCTGTGGAGCGCTTTGAGGAGACTGTTTCGAAGGTAAAAGCAAACCTCGTCATCCTCGCCGCCCAGACGCTCACCAGCGCCGCCAGCCTGCAGCTGACCGCCCTCTCGCTTTCAGGCTTGCGAGTCCCCGTCGCCTTTGGCGGGCGCATCTTCTTCCTGCGGAAGAGCCTGGCGGATCACATTCCCGGCCATTACCTCGGCGATAGCGTGGATTCATCCATTGACGAAGTGGAGAAAATGCTGAAAGGCAGGTTGAAGGAAAAACAACTCAAGCCCGCCTCACAATCCTGCCTGGCCGCATTGCAGGCTTTCACGTCGCGGCGCACCTCCATCGAAAACACGATCAAGGAACTTGTCCAGCCGCTTTCCATCAGTCCCGACGGGTTGAATACGGGCATTCACTTCCTCGGTAACAATATCGCCGCCGCCCTGCAGCTCGGCGACATGGAACATGTCACCGGCGAGGTGGAATGGTTGAAGGTCCTGATGCAATTTCACGAAAGGCCCCCGCAGGAATTGAACGACTTCATGCAGAACTACTCCCGCGCAGTGGACCTGCACATCAACGGCCAGGGCGACCCGATCAAAACCTGGCTGGATTCACAGGCAAATAGATAAGGAAGGAAAACATGATTCGAATTGTCACCGACAGCACCTGTGACCTGCCGCAAGAGACCGTACACCAGCTTGCGATCACGGTCATCCCCCTGCACATCAACCAGGGTGGGAAAACCTGGCTGGACGGCGTCGACCTCTCGCGTGAGGAGTTTTATTCGCAATTGCCAGCCTACAATCCCCCGCCGGCAACCGCCGCGCCGGGACCGGATGTATTTACGCAGGTATATGAAAGGCTGGCAAATGAAGGCGCCCTGCAAATCATTTCCATTCACATCTCAGAGACATTGAGCGCCACGATCAATTCGGCGCGCATCGCTGCGGAACAATTCACCCGCATCCCCGTCACGGTGCTGGATTCGAGTCAGCTCAGCCTCGGCACGGGGTTCATCGTCGAAAAAGCCGCCCAACTCGCACAGCTTGGCAAAAAGGTCGAGGAGATCATGGCCGGCTTGCAGGAAGTCATGAAGCGCACCTACGTGTTCGCATCGCTCAAGACCCTGGAATACCTGCGCCGCAGCGGGCGGATGAATTTTGCCATCGCCAGGTTCGGCGAGCTGCTTCAGATCAAACCCCTGCTGCACATGAACATGGGCAGGGCCACCGCGCACCGCACGCGCACGCAAAAACGCGCCGCGGCACGCCTGATGGAATGGCTGGGCGAATATGCCCCCTACGAAAAACTGGCCATCCTGCATGCCGGGGTTCAGGAGGAAGCCCAGGCGTTATTCGAACAGGTCCGCTCCTTCCTCCCGCAGGGGGAAATTCTTATTGTGCAAATCACTCCCGTACTGGGTGCCCATCTCGGCATCGGTGCATTGGGATTTGCCTGCATCACAAAGGAAAATAAACCATGAAAAAAACAGACCTCACTTCGCTCGTCATATTTCCAATTTTGATCCTGATCGGCTATCTGGTCGCGCTGGCGGGGAGTCAGGGTGGCGCCACGCTCGGCGGCGTTCCTGTATTTGCTCTCGCGGTCGGGCTGGCTTTTGTAATCCAGTGGCTGGTCTTCATCCCGTCCTATTTGTTTCAGACCGAAAAATTCTTCGACCTGACCGGAGGCATCACCTACATTTCCGTTATCGGTGTCGCGGTCTGTTACAGCAGGTACGGCACCGATCTCGATGCAAGGTCAATTCTGCTCGCGGCCCTGGTGATCATCTGGGCGATCCGCCTCGGGACGTTCCTCTTCAGCCGCATTCAAAAAGCCGGCAAGGATGATCGCTTCGACGAACTCAAACCGTCCTTCATCCGCTTCCTGAACGTCTGGACGGTCCAGGGATTGTGGGTGACCTTCACAGCCGCCGCCGCGCTGGTCGCCATCACCACAACCTACCGAAAAGAGTTGGATTTGTTCGCCCTCTTCGGTTTTCTCGTGTGGGCGTTCGGCTTTGCCATCGAAGTCATCGCCGATGCACAAAAAAGCCGCTTCAGCGCCAACCCTGCCAACAAAGGCAGGTTCATTCAAACGGGGTTATGGTCCCGCTCCCGCCACCCCAACTATTTCGGCGAGATCGTCCTGTGGATCGGCGTTGCCATCATCGCCCTGCCCGTTTTGCAGGGCTGGCAGTGGGTTGCCCTGATCTCCCCTGTCTTTGTCACCCTGCTGCTTAC of Anaerolineales bacterium contains these proteins:
- a CDS encoding MerR family transcriptional regulator; its protein translation is MYSKTPAFNLKAVLLETGLAADTLRAWERRYGLPAPQRTSGGHRLYSQHDIEMIKWLIARQAEGLSISRAVDLWNEQTASGTDPLLGGYATSTLTAAQATLASLPPDTNLDVIRRQWIAACINFNESNAEQALNKAFSMFPVEAVCTEVLQKGMAEIGDLWYENRASVQQEHFASSLAMRRLDALLSASPAPSRPQTVLVGCPPDEWHTFTPLLLSLFLRRRGMNVIYLGANVPVERFEETVSKVKANLVILAAQTLTSAASLQLTALSLSGLRVPVAFGGRIFFLRKSLADHIPGHYLGDSVDSSIDEVEKMLKGRLKEKQLKPASQSCLAALQAFTSRRTSIENTIKELVQPLSISPDGLNTGIHFLGNNIAAALQLGDMEHVTGEVEWLKVLMQFHERPPQELNDFMQNYSRAVDLHINGQGDPIKTWLDSQANR
- a CDS encoding phytoene/squalene synthase family protein, encoding MQAHANWENQLIALAGHIPHPSPRPFFSYWAGDAALHRAYKQAEIITARHSKSFFAASGLLPEEKRSAVRALYAFCRTVDDIVDEVELKKDRDFELDYWRNIVQTASASTDDPVSAAWADTLARYHIPRHYALQLIDGVARDLCQSRYQTFEDLATYCYGVASTVGLMSMYIVGFKSQEAVPYAIKLGVALQMTNILRDVGEDYRNGRLYLPREELLAHGIREEDIAAGRITDNWRQFMKFQIGRTRRLYEESWAGVKMLEREGQLAIGAASVFYQGIVDDIEKHDYNVFTRRAGLSAWGKLSRIPRLWLRIRSL
- a CDS encoding DUF1295 domain-containing protein; translation: MKKTDLTSLVIFPILILIGYLVALAGSQGGATLGGVPVFALAVGLAFVIQWLVFIPSYLFQTEKFFDLTGGITYISVIGVAVCYSRYGTDLDARSILLAALVIIWAIRLGTFLFSRIQKAGKDDRFDELKPSFIRFLNVWTVQGLWVTFTAAAALVAITTTYRKELDLFALFGFLVWAFGFAIEVIADAQKSRFSANPANKGRFIQTGLWSRSRHPNYFGEIVLWIGVAIIALPVLQGWQWVALISPVFVTLLLTRVSGIPLLAKKADQKWGGLEEYEAYKKRTPVLIPRLW
- a CDS encoding site-specific integrase, which produces MSALRQKMIEDMQLKGLAVRTQEAYVNAVLQLSRHFKKSPDSMAEEELREYFLYLKNEKQVADSTFSIALCGIKFFYEHTLGKEWHTLQLVRPDRKKKLPVVFSAEEVKRVLDCVHRFQYRVCLHTIYACGLRLLEGTRLRVKDIDSDRKMIHVVQGKGGKDRYVPLPDHTLMLLRHHWLSHRHPAWVFPSRNGLEAINESAVQKAFRVALRESGVHKAASVHTLRHSYATHLLEAGVDLRIIQTYLGHASPATTAIYTHLTSVTETQINQRINQIHADLWG
- a CDS encoding DegV family protein, encoding MIRIVTDSTCDLPQETVHQLAITVIPLHINQGGKTWLDGVDLSREEFYSQLPAYNPPPATAAPGPDVFTQVYERLANEGALQIISIHISETLSATINSARIAAEQFTRIPVTVLDSSQLSLGTGFIVEKAAQLAQLGKKVEEIMAGLQEVMKRTYVFASLKTLEYLRRSGRMNFAIARFGELLQIKPLLHMNMGRATAHRTRTQKRAAARLMEWLGEYAPYEKLAILHAGVQEEAQALFEQVRSFLPQGEILIVQITPVLGAHLGIGALGFACITKENKP
- a CDS encoding IS91 family transposase produces the protein MGLELADLFREYGADYRKKYADKLLPSHRQAMRAIEHCRTERLGGQVYGCPTCQEFQYSYHSCRNRHCPKCQHEQTQNWLRVQQGLLLNAPYFFLTFTLPAELRSLVRAHQKALYSLLFQSSAEVTQKLARDPRYIGGQIGLVGVLHTWTRNLIFHPHVHYLAPAGGLHADGKTWLPARQRFFLPVRALSKLFRAAFKRGLQKLKLFDNVPSNVWTQDWVVHCKPVGDGQAALKYLAPYIHRVAISNRRLLAFNNGGSMESSQVTFQYRASDTGQLKRCTLSVEQFFQRFLQHVLPHAFVKVRYFGFFGASVRRKLAALQIRLGSQVHDSAEHQAVSSPSAPETPSKILCPTCGQAMTFQRNLSPLQCRSP
- the crtI gene encoding phytoene desaturase family protein, which gives rise to MKQTALVIGAGIGGIATAARLARNGYDVTVLEKEAAPGGRASQIIRDGHRFDIGPTLFLMPEVWEETFAALGEKMSDHLDLRRIDPTYKVHFDDGLQLELTSDIGRMQTQLEAVEKTAFTGFLDYIAEGGKHYKMSLEKFVGRNFYNIFEYFSLKNLPLIFQLKALDKHYRNTGRFFKDERLKAAFTFQNMYLGLSPYDAPATYSLLQYTELAEGVWYPMGGMYAGIQALVKVAEKLGVKFIYNAPVKRIETDGNKVLGVILEDGRAFSSDIFVGNADLPYIYKELLPDASEAKSLDEKLYTCSTIMFYWGVDREYPQIAHHNVFLGGDYKASFDQIFNEHTLPEQPSFYVHAPKRTDPAAGPQGQDTLYVLVPVGHLDARSEQDWDALVDRARETVFDRLAREMNSTDLKEHIKFEIVYQPKVWKERFNLEKGAAFGLSHNFWQVGYLRPHNRHRKYKNLYFAGASTHPGTGLPIVLLSARLTTGRILKEAGTIAVQKVVKPTLHPA